Below is a genomic region from Vicinamibacterales bacterium.
CGGAACCGAGAACGGTGAATGGAGCTACTGGGGTGGTGACGCCGCCAGTTCCCGGTATTCGCCACTCGCACAGGTCGACGCTGAGAATTTTGAGGACCTTGAAGTGCAGTGGGTGTGGAAAGGCGACAATTTCGGACCCACTGTCGATAACATCCTTCGATCTACCCCGCTCTATGTCAACGGACGACTTTACACCGTCGCTGGACAGCGTCGCACCGTTGTCTCCATCGATCCGGCCACCGGTGAAACGCTGTGGACCTTCCGCGAACCACCTACCAAGCGGTGGGAACTGTCCATGCGGAAGAACTACGGTAAAGGCGTCGCCTACAGTGAGGTCGACGGCCAAGGTCGAATCTATGTTGTGACACCAGCATTTTTTCTTCACGCGCTCGATCCGGATACCGGCCACCTAATCGAAGCCTTCGGTGACAACGGAACGGTCGACCTTCTGGCTGACTTCGGCTACCCGTATGACCCCTATGACGGTATCTCGACGGACATTGGCTACATTACGAATTCATCCCCGCCTATCGTCGTGAATGACACGATCGTCGTTGGCAACGCGCACGAGCAGGGTTACCATCAATCCCGGCGGGAGAACGTTCCCGGACACATCCTGGCCTACGACGTCAAGACGGGCGCACACAAATGGAAATTCAATGTCATTCCGCAGCCAGGCGAATTTGGCCACGAGACCTGGGAATCCGACGCCTGGTCCTACACGGGTAACGTGTCCGCCTGGGCACCACTGTCGGCTGACCCCCAACTCGGCCTCGTGTACATCGTCACCGACCCCCCCACAAACGACTTCTGGGGCGGTGAGCACCCCGGGGACAACTTGTTTTCAACGACGATCTTGGCGATCGACGTCGAAACAGGCGAGCGGCGGTGGCACTTTCAAACGGTTCACCACGACATCTGGAACTACGACAACCCCACCGCTCCAAGCTTGCTGGACGTGATGATTGACGGAGAACGGGTGCCGATCCTGGTGCAGACCACAAAGCAATCATTCGCCTATGTCCTAAATCGTGAGACGGGCGAACCGATCTGGCCGATCGACGAGCGGCCTGTACCAGAATCAATGATTCCAGGCGAGCAGACTTCGCCTACTCAGCCATTCCCGACCAGGCCGGCGGCCTACGAGATGCAGGGTGTCACCGAGGACGACCTCATTGACTTCACGCCGGAATTGCGTCAACAAGCAGTCGAGATGATGGCCGACTATCAGATGGGGCCGCTGTTTAACCCGCCGCTTCACCGCGACAACGACCTCGGCAAGCGGTCCGCTCTAATCTGCCCTGGGGGGAACGGTGGCACGAACATCCCCGGTGGCACGGTTGTCGACCCGGAAACCGGCATTCTCTACACCGCGTCTATCAAGTCGTGCGGGTCACCATTCCTGGTGCCCGGGGCAGAAGCCGACCTTCAGTATGAAAGTCCAATCGGCACCACTCTCATGGACTGGGCAAGTGGCGCTGGTGCTGGCCCACGCCGCGTGCAGGGCCTCCCGTACTTGAAACCGCCCTACGGCAGGATTACAGCGATCGACATGAATACCGGCGATCACCTGTGGTTC
It encodes:
- a CDS encoding PQQ-binding-like beta-propeller repeat protein, with product MGITQATQRWLRAAAGMVTVAAVLWMTPTVLAQERTHTGTENGEWSYWGGDAASSRYSPLAQVDAENFEDLEVQWVWKGDNFGPTVDNILRSTPLYVNGRLYTVAGQRRTVVSIDPATGETLWTFREPPTKRWELSMRKNYGKGVAYSEVDGQGRIYVVTPAFFLHALDPDTGHLIEAFGDNGTVDLLADFGYPYDPYDGISTDIGYITNSSPPIVVNDTIVVGNAHEQGYHQSRRENVPGHILAYDVKTGAHKWKFNVIPQPGEFGHETWESDAWSYTGNVSAWAPLSADPQLGLVYIVTDPPTNDFWGGEHPGDNLFSTTILAIDVETGERRWHFQTVHHDIWNYDNPTAPSLLDVMIDGERVPILVQTTKQSFAYVLNRETGEPIWPIDERPVPESMIPGEQTSPTQPFPTRPAAYEMQGVTEDDLIDFTPELRQQAVEMMADYQMGPLFNPPLHRDNDLGKRSALICPGGNGGTNIPGGTVVDPETGILYTASIKSCGSPFLVPGAEADLQYESPIGTTLMDWASGAGAGPRRVQGLPYLKPPYGRITAIDMNTGDHLWFIPNGDTPDNVANHQALQGLDVPNTGNTTHATALLTKTLLIYAEGRGGRPLLYANDKATGERLGTVEIPAPTNTALMTYMHDGKQYIALSVGGRGYSGSLVSMALP